The Enterobacter mori genomic interval CGCCTCGTCTACAAACTTCTCGCGCGGAACCTGGGCAAGCGCATCCAGCACATGCTCGTTGGTGATCCCCTGAGCGCGAAGTTGTTCCAGAAGAGTTTGTACACGTTTGCTTACCATTGCACGTTCACCCCGACCCGATCTAACCAGTCCGACACCACATCATGCGCGCTATACGCGGTTAAATCTACGTGCAGTGGCGTAACGGAAACATACCCTTCATCTACTGCAGCGAAGTCCGTATCTGGACCGGCATCGCATTTTTCGCCCGGAGGCCCAATCCAGTAGAGGGTATTGCCGCGCGGATCCTGCTGCGGAATAACCTGGTCAGCTGGATGACGGCTGCCACAGCGCGTCACACGGATCCCCTTGATCTCATTGAGCGGGAGGTCAGGCACATTGATATTCAGGATACGGCCCGTACGCAGGGGTTCGCGCCCCAGCGCGCGGAGAATCGAACAGGTGACCGACGCCGCCGTGTCGTAATGCGTGTGGCCGTTTAACGAGACCGCCAGCGCCGGGAACCCCAGATGGCGCCCTTCCATTGCGGCCGCCACGGTACCGGAGTAGATCACGTCATCGCCGAGATTGGGTCCGGCATTGATACCCGACACCACAATGTCCGGGCGCGGGCGCA includes:
- the surE gene encoding 5'/3'-nucleotidase SurE, whose translation is MRILLSNDDGIHAPGIQTLAKHLREFADVQVVAPDRNRSGASNSLTLESSLRTFTFDNGDIAVQMGTPTDCVFLGVNALMRPRPDIVVSGINAGPNLGDDVIYSGTVAAAMEGRHLGFPALAVSLNGHTHYDTAASVTCSILRALGREPLRTGRILNINVPDLPLNEIKGIRVTRCGSRHPADQVIPQQDPRGNTLYWIGPPGEKCDAGPDTDFAAVDEGYVSVTPLHVDLTAYSAHDVVSDWLDRVGVNVQW